CATCTCTGCCGTTTATCTGTGCCCAACCTGTAAGCCCCGGCTTTATATCATTCGCACCATATTTATCACGTTCTTCAATTAAATCATACTGATTCCAAAGAGCAGGCCGAGGACCGATGATGCTCATATCACCAATGAGAATGTTTAAAATTTGCGGCAACTCGTCTAAACTTGTTTTTCTCAAAAATTTTCCTAATCTTGTTATGTACTGCTCGGGATTTTCAAGAAGATGAGTAGGCATATCCTTCG
This genomic window from Clostridia bacterium contains:
- a CDS encoding sugar transferase, giving the protein KDMPTHLLENPEQYITRLGKFLRKTSLDELPQILNILIGDMSIIGPRPALWNQYDLIEERDKYGANDIKPGLTGWAQINGRDAISIQDKAQYDGIYAKNLSFVFDIKCFFLSIIFVLRRDGVLEGGAAKVNAHSYSNEVYEKETV